A segment of the Prochlorococcus marinus str. MIT 9215 genome:
TGTTAATAGCCAGTGCATTTGGACTAGGAAAGAGAGTACCTGTAGCTCAGTTTAGATTACAAAAAAGAGCAGGCATGGGTTTGAGAGCAATAAAATTTAGAATCAAAGATGATCAGCTAGTTTGTTTGAAGGTCCTTGGGGAGGGAGAAGAATTATTACTTGTTACCGAAAAAGGCGTAATAGTAAGAACAAACGCAGATAAAATCTCTCAGCAATCTAGGGCAGCTACAGGAGTAAAATTACAAAGATTAGATGACGGTGATCATTTATCTGAAGTGGTATTGGTACCTCGAGAACAAATAGAGGGAAAAGACCAACATGGCTCAGTTGAACAAAATTAAAAGACTTATGGTTAGCTAAATAATATGGAAATACTTGATATTTTAATTTTAGGTTCAGGTCCGGCAGCATTATGTTTAGCTTCAGAATTAGCCAAGCAGGATCTAAATATTAAGGGAATATCAACAAAATCTCCAAATCAAAAATGGGAGAATACATATGGTATCTGGGCATCTGAATTAGAAGAATTAGGGCTAGAGTCCCTGCTATCACACCGATGGTGTAAAACAGTCAGTTTTTTTGGAGATGGGGAAAATAAAAAAGGGGATACCCCGACAAAACACAACTACGATTATGGTTTAATAAATCAAGAAGCTTTTCAAAATGAGCTTTTAAAAAAATGTAAAGGGATTGAATGGTTGAATGAAACAGCAAAAGACATTAAAGAAAAGAATAAACTATCTGAGGTAATTTGTTTTTCAGGTCTCAAAATAAAGGCGAGATTAGTTATTGACGCAAGTGGACATAAAAGTAATTTTGTAAAAAGACCAGTTCAAAATGAAATCGCTCAACAAGCTGCTTACGGAATTGTAGGCAAATTTACATCACCACCTGTTAATAAAGAACAATTTGTTCTAATGGATTTTCGTCCAAATCATTTAAACAATGAAGAAAAGTTATCATCTCCATCCTTTCTTTATGCAATGGATCTTGGCAACGACACTTTTTTTGTTGAAGAAACTTCATTAGCTAGTTATCCTGCCTTATCCCAAGAAAATCTTAAAAAAAGACTCTATAAAAGACTTAATAGTAAAGGTATTGAGGTTAGTGAAATTTTTCATGAAGAGAATTGCCTTTTTCCTATGAATTTACCCCTTCCATTTAAAAAACAATTTGTACTTGGTTTCGGAGGAGCTGCAAGTATGGTTCATCCTGCATCAGGATACATGGTTGGATCTTTATTAAGAAGGGCTCCACTCCTTGCACAAAAATTAGCAATCTTTTTAAAAGAACCTCATCTAAGTTCACTAGATTTAGCTTCAAAAGGTTGGGAAATATTATGGCCTTACGAGCTAACACAAAGGCATAAACTTTACCAATATGGTCTAAGAAGATTGATGAGTTTTGACGAAAGTAGATTAAGAAGCTTTTTCACAAATTTCTTTAGATTATCGACCAATGAATGGGTAGGTTTTCTTACTAATACACTTCCACTTCCAAAACTAATTTACGTTATGAGTAAGATGTTTATAAATTCACCTCTAAAAGTAAAACTAGGAATGCTCAAGTTAAATTAGTATTCTCGTTTCGCCAATCATCAATATTAATATCAGGGAAAACTTTATCTTCTTCCTCAATATCTTCAAGAAATTTTAAATTAATATTGGAATGATTTTTAATCATTTCAACTATTTTCCAGAACCTGAACAAATGTCTTTCTATCCTCTCTTTTGCAAGCTCAGTTGTAGTTCCAGCTCTTAGGATAAAACTCCAATCAGAGGATTCAGAGAGAAGTAATTCTCTTGCTGCTTGCTTTAAAAGTCTTAGAGATAAGTCACTTTTTAAATTTTTCGAGCATAAATCAACAAAAGTTGAGCCTGCTTTTGTGATCTCCGGAACAATCCATGCATTTGCATCATTAATCCAGTAATTATGGTAACCTCCTTGTCCCCAACTTGATGGTGATGGATCACAAATCTGAAGATTTGGCTTTTGAACTAAAAATTCTCTTAAATTTGTAAGCTTAATTGAATATTTACTAGAGTTCTTTAAAATATTTTCAATAAAAAAAGGCCCCTCATACCACCAATGACCAAACAATTCCGCATCAAATGGAGCTACCAATAAGGGCTTAAAGGAAGAGGACAAAGTTAATTTTTCTAATTGTTTGGACCTTGCGAGAAGGTAAACATCCGCATGCTCTGTAGCCTTCTTTTTGGCTTCATTTTCAGAGTAGAACGCTTTTTCCCCTAACGAAACTTTATCATCCGTAATTTTATAAAACTTCAAACCCAAGGGCCTTTTAGTTGAGATCCCTTTCTTTTGTAGCTTGGAGAGAGGTAATTCCCATCCTAAATCTTTGTGAAATTCCCTATAAACTTTATTTCCCGGGAACCCCTCCTTAGCAGACCAAACGGGCAAAGTTGACTCACTATCTCTTCCAAAGAAGGCAACTCCTTTTTTCGAACATATTGGGGCGTACACTCCATACCTAGGCCTTGGTGTGGAATTTAGAATCCCATGACCGTCTAAGATTGCATATCTAATTCCCGAATTAAATAGTATTTCGTCTAAATTCTCATAATATGCACATTCAGGTAACCAAATACCTAAAGGCCTAGTTCCAAAAATATTTTCATGGTTCCTTATTGCTGTATTTATTTGTCCTTTAACAGTTTCTGTATTCTCCCTTAATATGGGCAAATATCCATGTGTAGCAGCACAAGTAAGAATATCCAAATTTCCAGAGTTATTTAAAACTCTAAACTTCTCAATTAAATTTCCAGAACATTTTTGCCAATATAAGTATTTGTTATTAAGATTATTCATTAAAAATGCAGAGGCATTTTTTTCTTCTTGTGGCAGTTCGTTTAAGAAATCATTTCTTGTTTTAATCCAGCTTGGGAAAGTTTCTTGAATTTTTTTATTGTCAAGTAGTGATAGTAATGTTGGAGACAAACTAATAGTAAGTTTGGTATTTAAAGGATTTTCATTTTTGGAAGATTCTATTGATTGAAGTAGTGGTATATAACATTCCAATATCGCCTGAAATAACCAGTCCTCTTCCAACGAGTTTTTTTCATTTTTTCTGACATAAGGAAGATGAGCATGTAAAACTATCGCTAACTGACCTAAAACATTTTTTTTTGAGTATGGCCCATTCATACTTTTATAAGTCTGTTCCTATGGTTTTAAAAAAATTGAAATTAACTTTTTATAAAAAAGAAGCTTTAAAGTTAAAAGAATACTTCAATAATTTTAAAAAAAAATTTTTTTTTCAGAAATTTAACCAATATTATTAAGTAATAAACCTACAGAAAGTTTTTTGAACAAAATCTAGTCAAATTTTTTTAATTAGCTTAAAATAAGTCTAAATAATTCCTTCTAATGTCCAAAGATCCCGGAAGAATATTGATCTTTGATACAACTCTTCGAGATGGAGAGCAATCTCCTGGTGCCAGTTTAAATCTTGAAGAAAAGCTTGCTATCGCTCATCAATTAGCAAGATTAGGTGTAGATGTTATTGAAGCTGGATTCCCTTTCGCAAGTCCTGGAGATTTTAAAGCTGTTAATAAAATTGCCAATTCAGTAGGGAAAGAAAATGGACCTATAATATGCGGTTTGGCTAGAGCTTCCAAAGGAGATATCAAAGCATGTTACGAAGCAGTAAGTCCTGCTCCAAAGAAAAGAATACATACTTTTATTGCAACAAGTGATATTCATCTTAAACATAAACTTAAAAAATCTAGGAAAGATGTCCTTCAAATAGTTCCAGAAATGGTTAACTATGCAAAATCATTGGTAGATGATATTGAGTTTTCTTGTGAAGACGCCTCAAGGAGTGATCCTGATTTTTTATACGAAGTGATTCAACTCGCAATATCTGCAGGAGCGACAACGATAAATATTCCAGATACTGTTGGATTTACAACTCCTAATGAATTTGGCAAACTAATTTCCGATATAAATAAAAATGTTCCAAATATTGATGAGGCAGTAATCTCGGTTCATGGTCATAATGATTTGGGTTTAGCAGTAGCCAATTTTCTTGAGGCAGTAAAAAATGGAGCTAGACAACTAGAATGTACTATTAATGGAATAGGTGAAAGAGCCGGGAATGCCTCTCTTGAAGAATTAGTAATGGCACTACATGTTAGGAAAAGTTTTTTTAATAAATTTTTCAATAGAAATTCAGATTCTCCAACTCCTCTTACAGCTATAAGAACAGAAGAAATAACAAAAACATCTAGACTTGTTTCCAACCTAACTGGAATGATAGTACAACCTAATAAAGCGATTGTGGGAGCTAACGCTTTTGCACATGAGTCAGGCATTCATCAGGATGGAGTTTTAAAAAATAGACTGACTTACGAAATTATCGATGCAAAAACTGTTGGTTTGAGTGATAACAAAATATCTTTGGGGAAACTTAGTGGAAGAAGTGCAGTAAGAGCAAGATTAGAAGAGATGGGATATGACTTGAGCCGAGAAGATTTAAATGATGCTTTTGCTCGTTTTAAGGATTTAGCTGACAGGAAAAGAGAAATTACTGATAGAGACTTAGAGGCAATTGTTAGTGAACAAGTTCAGCTCCCAGAAGCTAAATTTCAATTAAGTCTTGTACAAGTAAGTTGCGGGAACGCATCAAAACCGACTGCAACCATTTCGCTTATAAACACGGAAGATAATTCTGAGGATACTGCTGTATCAATAGGAACTGGACCCGTTGATGCTGTATGCGAGGCTTTAAATAAATTAGCTAAAGTTCCTAATGAATTAATTGAATTTTCAGTTAAGTCGGTAACAGAAGGAATTGATGCTTTAGGCGAAGTAACAATAAGGATAAGAAGGGATAATAAAATATATTCAGGTCACTCTGCTGATACGGATGTTGTAGTTGCTGCAGCGAATGCTTACGTTAATGCTTTAAATAGACTTGTATTTTCTGAGAAAAAAAGTTCAATTCATCCACAGTTTGATAATCTAGAAAATGCTGATAAGACATTGCTGTCTAATCCTGGGAAGTAAATTATTTCTTAGGATTATTAAGTACCATTTAAAAATAGTCTCTTAATACTGTAGATTGAACTGATAGTTAAAGCAGTAAATAATGAGAGAAAGGTTACTTGGTTATTGGGCACTTTCGTGGGTGGGATTAATCGGCAACATAATTGCACTTCCAATAATCGCATTAATAATAAGTTATGGCCCTCCTCTAAAAGTTGCAAATATAACTCTTGCCATAAGTCTTGGATGGCCTGCTGCGATTGTTGGTATAGTTTCTTCAGCAGCTCTTTTAGCAGAGAGAAAATGGGGAGTAACTTTAACTCTAGTATCTTTATCAATGGTAATTTCTGGCATGGGTCCTTATTCAGTTGTAAGGCTCGTAACTCTTCAAGACATTTATGGAATTGGTGGGTTTAGTCTTTTAACAACATTATTATGTACTTTAGCTCTTCTTTATTGGTGTAATCCAAAACATCGAAGAAGTATTAGGCTATAAAATTAAAAATTAAGAAAAAGTATTATTCTTGCTAGTTGGATACTGAATTCTTCTATGTCTAATTCTTTTCCACACATTCAAGAATGCCCTTTTTATTAGAAAAATTTCTCCTTTGGATAAGTTACTATCATCTAATTGCCCATCTTTTTGACGCGAGTAGATAATATTAGATATTGTTTCCAAAGCTTCTTTATCAGATGCATTAATATTCATTGCTCTTAGTGCCGCTTCACATCCATCTGCAAGCATTAGAATAGCTGTTTCTTTTGACTGAGGAATAGGGCCTTTATATCTAAAATAATATTCATTAATGTCGAGATTTTTTTCTTGAGCTTTTTGAAAAAAATATCCCATTTTCAAGGTACCTTGATGTTCAGGAATAAAATTAGCTATCAGTTTAGGTAATCTATTTTTTCTCGCAAATTTCAATCCTTCATCAACGTGTGCCTGTAATACTTGTGCACTTTTAATAGGATCATCCAATTCGTCATGCGGATTTTTTAAACCATCCTGATTTTCAATAAACCAATTAGGTGCATATAATTTGCCCACATCATGATATAAAGCTCCAGTTTTAATTAGATCAATATCACCACCAATCATTCTTGTGGCTTCCTCTGCTAGACCACATATA
Coding sequences within it:
- the crtL gene encoding lycopene beta cyclase encodes the protein MEILDILILGSGPAALCLASELAKQDLNIKGISTKSPNQKWENTYGIWASELEELGLESLLSHRWCKTVSFFGDGENKKGDTPTKHNYDYGLINQEAFQNELLKKCKGIEWLNETAKDIKEKNKLSEVICFSGLKIKARLVIDASGHKSNFVKRPVQNEIAQQAAYGIVGKFTSPPVNKEQFVLMDFRPNHLNNEEKLSSPSFLYAMDLGNDTFFVEETSLASYPALSQENLKKRLYKRLNSKGIEVSEIFHEENCLFPMNLPLPFKKQFVLGFGGAASMVHPASGYMVGSLLRRAPLLAQKLAIFLKEPHLSSLDLASKGWEILWPYELTQRHKLYQYGLRRLMSFDESRLRSFFTNFFRLSTNEWVGFLTNTLPLPKLIYVMSKMFINSPLKVKLGMLKLN
- a CDS encoding glycoside hydrolase family 57 protein: MNGPYSKKNVLGQLAIVLHAHLPYVRKNEKNSLEEDWLFQAILECYIPLLQSIESSKNENPLNTKLTISLSPTLLSLLDNKKIQETFPSWIKTRNDFLNELPQEEKNASAFLMNNLNNKYLYWQKCSGNLIEKFRVLNNSGNLDILTCAATHGYLPILRENTETVKGQINTAIRNHENIFGTRPLGIWLPECAYYENLDEILFNSGIRYAILDGHGILNSTPRPRYGVYAPICSKKGVAFFGRDSESTLPVWSAKEGFPGNKVYREFHKDLGWELPLSKLQKKGISTKRPLGLKFYKITDDKVSLGEKAFYSENEAKKKATEHADVYLLARSKQLEKLTLSSSFKPLLVAPFDAELFGHWWYEGPFFIENILKNSSKYSIKLTNLREFLVQKPNLQICDPSPSSWGQGGYHNYWINDANAWIVPEITKAGSTFVDLCSKNLKSDLSLRLLKQAARELLLSESSDWSFILRAGTTTELAKERIERHLFRFWKIVEMIKNHSNINLKFLEDIEEEDKVFPDINIDDWRNENTNLT
- a CDS encoding 2-isopropylmalate synthase, whose translation is MSKDPGRILIFDTTLRDGEQSPGASLNLEEKLAIAHQLARLGVDVIEAGFPFASPGDFKAVNKIANSVGKENGPIICGLARASKGDIKACYEAVSPAPKKRIHTFIATSDIHLKHKLKKSRKDVLQIVPEMVNYAKSLVDDIEFSCEDASRSDPDFLYEVIQLAISAGATTINIPDTVGFTTPNEFGKLISDINKNVPNIDEAVISVHGHNDLGLAVANFLEAVKNGARQLECTINGIGERAGNASLEELVMALHVRKSFFNKFFNRNSDSPTPLTAIRTEEITKTSRLVSNLTGMIVQPNKAIVGANAFAHESGIHQDGVLKNRLTYEIIDAKTVGLSDNKISLGKLSGRSAVRARLEEMGYDLSREDLNDAFARFKDLADRKREITDRDLEAIVSEQVQLPEAKFQLSLVQVSCGNASKPTATISLINTEDNSEDTAVSIGTGPVDAVCEALNKLAKVPNELIEFSVKSVTEGIDALGEVTIRIRRDNKIYSGHSADTDVVVAAANAYVNALNRLVFSEKKSSIHPQFDNLENADKTLLSNPGK